Proteins encoded within one genomic window of Ranitomeya variabilis isolate aRanVar5 chromosome 4, aRanVar5.hap1, whole genome shotgun sequence:
- the LOC143769244 gene encoding uncharacterized protein LOC143769244 yields MMSANDQEFVRALIDMYRSLPCLWKIKSADYSNRYKKKDAYEKLVALYKEHHPTEPVDENIVRKKIQALRTVFKKEMNKVEKSMKSGAGTDDVYVPKLWYYDLLAFTQDQEIPRPCHTVTSFCAPSAEDILPESPDEHIIKVATSCSDKCLRNSSKHRKGTMTRPLSPP; encoded by the exons atGTCTGCCAATGACCAAGAGTTTGTTCGGGCACTCATCGATATGTACCGCTCCCTGCCCTGCTTGTGGAAGATCAAGTCTGCGgattacagcaaccgctacaagaaAAAAGATGCGTACGAGAAGCTGGTGGCCCTCTACAAGGAGCATCATCCCACTGAGccggtggatgaaaacattgtgcggaagaagatccaggctCTCCGCACAGTGTTCAAAAAAGAAATGAACAAGGTCGAAAAGTCCAtgaagtctggggccggaaccgacgacgtctatgtgcccaagttgtggtactatgacctgctggcgttcactcaggaccaggaaatccctcgcccgTGCCACACCGTGACAAGCTTTTGTGCGCCATCTGCAGAAGATATCCTGCCCGAGTCTCCTGACGAGCAT ataataaaagttgccacttcctgttcagataa GTGCCTCCGCAACAGCTCGAAACACCGGAAGGGAACGATgaccagacccctcagtcctccataa